From the Pleurodeles waltl isolate 20211129_DDA chromosome 6, aPleWal1.hap1.20221129, whole genome shotgun sequence genome, the window TTTATTTTCCTACTGCATGTTAATTCTCATCTATTACCcattgaaatatttattagtacTTATTTAGACTCTCACAACAGTGTAGAGGAAAAGGCTGTTACCTAACCCACACGTACTTTCATTCAACGTGCCATGGAATTTAGATGCGGTAGGTACCTGATAATGTACTGCCAGTAAACCAGCAAGCAGTAAACTGACCTAAGCAGCCTCAAAAAATGCAGAATTATTTTTCTATACTCTCTCCTAAgcttgctaaatattgtagtgggaTCGGCACTGCGATGAGACAGGCACTGGGACAAGGGCTGCAGCCAACTGAGGGCTTTAGAGAGGGCGGGGCTGGTCTAGTGGTTTAGGGATGGGCTGAAGCGCAGTGGTAGAATGTGTTGGAGGGAGGTACTTGCCCTGAGGGAGCCAGTGCAGGATAAGACAAAAGAGAAACGTGGGAGAATGTTGACCAGGTAAAGATAAAGGGAGAACTACCTGATTTGTCAGGGCTATCATCCTGCCAGAGCAGCAGTCCCAAGAAAGTCTATGGTGTGAGAGGGGGGAGCCCTGCTCCAAAACACTGAAAACTTGGAGAGTTGCCACTTTCAAACTATagaaattacatgctgtatttcaaACGGAATCTGTCAATTTTGAGAAATGTTATGCTATATTTCAAATGGAATCTGTCAATTGTAAGATATTGACCAGTAAAGACCTAGTACCCCTGGGCACCAGAAACGTAGACCCCAAAATGCAGTCAATATGGTAGCCTTAACGATTAACTGTAAGCCCAGGACGGTCTCCGGTATTGGTGGACCATTCAAACATTCACTGCCAGTTTTTTACTTCTGCCGAATTCCCTATTTACGCGATGTAGCTGGTGTTTTCCTTTCACGTTACTCAAATGTAGAAGTTCTACTTGAACTACAGTGAACAAGTACTGttgggccagatgtgccaaaggattttacccattctgtgtctgtgggaaaatgctttagtacatatggcccgtTGTGTTAGTATATCTTCACTGACCGTGCCTCGAAAACGGCAACACATTAATTACTAGAATCCGTGAAGAACTTAGAAAACCATCCCAACAAACTTGCGTTGAATTTTGTTTTGAAGCCATAGACTGTAGCATCTGGATACGTTTAGGGGCATAACACCGTAATCATAAGGGTCGAGGTTTCACTATTGCACTGTGtttaaacttttcttttttcaCTGTCATATAAAGACATGTTCTTCCCAAAAGAAATACCTCTTACAGAACATCCACATAGTTTAACTGTGATAAGTATTGTGGTTGTATGGCCAAACTCCTTTCCACTTTCTAGACTATGCCTTCAGTGCTATAATCATTCTCTCGTTATGTGCAGTACTTCACAAGCACCCCAGACACAGCTGTCTCTGTATTTAACATTGGCAACTAGACATGAACTCCACTGTGGCTTACGTTGCTATTATAACTGAAAGCCCTACTGCGCTCACACACAAACAGAGGTGTTTCCTTCTCCCCTGAATCCCGACAGACCCAAGAGTTGTACTCCACAATTGCTAAGGAAAACTGTGTTCTGAATTCATAGTTCAATGCATGTGGATATGTGGTCCCACTGCTTAAGCCCTGTTTTCTGTAATCAGTGATACGCCCAGATGCGAAAGACTGCAAAGTCATTACAGAACTAACCTCAATTTCTTTCTTTAGCCACAGCCACTATTAACCCAAGATTCACGCCTCGGACTCCAACCATGCCGTCCATTGATTCTGACAGCTCTGATACACCTGATGGACCTAACACCACGGACGATGAATTCATGGGTCCAGATGATCGCGTCATGCCCTTCACCTATGAACCGGGCCGGCACAGCAGCACCACCGGAGGCATGACCACCATTGTGATGGGCAGCTCAGAGCCAGTGCCCACCCGCAGCATGGCACACAACCTTATACCAGTGTACTGCTCCATCTTGGCAgctgttgttgttgggctggtggcgTTCATTGTGTTCAAACGGTGAGCATGAGATTGGGAAATTGCAACAAAAGAATAGCCTGACTGTAGATGATACAGTGCCAAAATCTGCGTTACAGAAAGCTTCCCAGTTTGCCACAGTTAGGTAACAGCTTTCCATGTGTCAAGGACTGAGTTTATGACTAGGGCCTGAGTGGTAAAGACTGCTATAGAAGATCTCCATGAAGGTCACAGAACTATTGTATCTATGCAGAGAACCCCCACGTGCAATAATTGTCTGGTCTATATCTACTTAGGCAACAGGTCCAGTAGGAAAACAGCCTTGTGTGATAGACTCTGGTAGATAAATATTGTCCAGGGACTTTGATCTACTTAGGTTATGCTCTATATACTCTGTAGGTTTTATTGGAGAATAGCTCGATGGTTCCATATAAGAGTACCCTTTAATTTGGCAATTGGCCTTGAGAATTATTGAAACAATTCTCTAATTGACAATAATATTGCATGCATTGTTTTGGCCCCTTCAATAGGTGGAACAACTGCAAACAGAACAAGCAAGCAGCCAATAACCGGCCAGTTAACCAAACCCCATCACCCGAAGGAGAGAAGCTGCACAGTGACAGTGGAATCTCAGTGGACAGCCAGAGCCTTCATGACCAGCAGTCACAGACACAGTTACAAGTGCAAGGTAAGGGTCATTTATATGTTTAGAGTTGGATCAAAGCGCATGAAAAGAAATGTTTCTTCAGAGTGGTCAATACCGTCTGATCTTTAAGACTTTCCTAAGATCCTCACTGCCATTTACTGCTTCAGACTTTCCTTCAAAATAGTCACAAAAAAGTCTTATCTATAAGACTTGACTTCTAAATACCTACAGTCCCGTGACTCATAAAGCTTTCAAATAAATTGAACACGTTACTGCACTTTCTGATGTAACTACCATATCCAATAGGCTTTCTGGAGATTTTTCCAAGCTGAGTAGAGGATCCATCTTTGGGACTTTCACCCCGGCTGGCCTTATGTGAGCGATCGACCGAACATTCCTAAAAATTGACCAAACCACACTATCCTTCCCCCTCATCTTACATTAGATATACTCTTTGGAAATTTCTATCCAGACCGATCACAGCCATTAAGTACTTGGAACTCACAGTCCTCCATGGCTGTCATGGAGGAATCCTACCCATAAGGTTTTGCTTCAGCCAAACTAGTGACTCTCATTTCTTGGGTCGTCTTCATTGACTGATGCTTGTGAATTTAATTCAAAATGATTGTATCTATCCACTGGATACAGCTTTATTCCAAAAATATTAAAATGATTGGATGGCTTTCACCAGAGAGCCTTCCAATCCTTTGAACAGTTCTCCTTGTTTGCAAGTCACTAAACCAGTACACTTCTTTTCTCAACTGGATTCCATAGTCATAGTAAGCGTCGCCCTCTGGTCTAAGATCCAGGGGCGACTACAAGCTGTATAACTGCCTGCGCCTCCTTTATAATTAAATATACACTATTACTGTTAAGCTACCCTCATCTCTGTAGAACAACACTGGCCTCACTCATGCATCCGTGAGAAAAGCAtgattttctgtttctttttaggAGAAATACCTTTACTATTCAGGAATTACAACAACAGTAGAGATGTTGTGTTCTCCAAATCAAGGTGTTGCTGTAACTCAACAATCTTCTCTTTAATGTCCATATGTCCCTCTTACTGAAATCTCTCGTTTCTTTTTTCCCTACAGCATTAAAAAGTATCTTGTCATCCAACAAACAAGAGGAACTGGAAAAGCTCCTGAGCGTTTCCGCGGATGACACCTGGCGCAACCTGGCGAAGGAACTGGGCTACAAGGACGATCTCATAGACTCTTTCTCACAGGACGAGGTCCCAGTGCATGCATTCATTTCTCACTTGTTCAGCACGGATGCCGCCACCAGGGACGCCTTTTACAACGCCCTGCGCAAGATTGAGCGTGAGGACATTGTGGAGAGTTTGTACAGCGAGTCCACAGCCACCTCCCCAGTGTGAGGCCACAAGGCGGCCCGGCCTGTGGCCCAGGTCCAAGGAATCTTACTTTGGGAGAGGTGTCGAGGACAGATGATGTGAAGGAAAAAGTGGTCCCATAAGGGAACCCTGATATTTACGAACAATTCCTTATGCACTGAGGCATTATTTTTTCAGTATTGTCATTTCCTATGATTTTTGCTTCTCGCCCCCTCTTCTGTGGCTTGGTACtaatgtggactgaagtgcctgaaGCAGTTAGAGGGAAGGGAAACTTAACTACCAGGAAGAAGGGAAGGGCTGTGTAGTATGTCTGAGAAGCATTCACCTTTTCGGGAACTAAAACGTCCTGCACCCCAAACGCTTTCAGGCACTCTTTCTGCCCCCTTCCACCCAATGAATACAATGCAATTCATACATACATCTCTCCTTAAACCCTGTCCTGCTCTTGTccgcacacacataaccacacaacgacaatgCAAGCTCAAACTGCCAAACAGCTTCACGCCCCCACCTCACATACAGAAAGTTATGTGTACACCAATGGGATTACAGCACCTGTGCAGAACACCAACTCTAAAAAATGGTCGAAAGAAGCCTGAAACCACAATTCCACCATGTGTTGGACAATGTAAGCCAGGCTCATACCAGCACAATGGTAGGCAAGTACGCAAGCCACAAAAGGCGATCAGTTGTAAGTGTCACAGATGCACACACAGGTGCAAAAGATAGAGACAAAGTatccacacatacatatacaacacGGCACACACTCATGCAGGCTTCCATACATTGACAGACATTTTCCTTTCATCCTTCCTACCCGGGCTCCATCCCAATGTCCATGTTCTTTGTGTGCCCTGCGGATTGGCCTGTGTGCATTTAGAGATGAGGAACGTCACGGAATCTAGGGAAGAGGGAGAGCTGCCTGGCAGTTTATACAAATCCCAAACTCTGAAAGCCTGAAAGATTGTGGCAGGCAGCGGGGGGCGAAGCAGAGGGTGGCTGCAGAGGAGATGTGTATATCAGTTGCTATTTTCACTGTGAAACATTGTAGAAGACACGTTAGAGCAGATTGAAGAGCAAGAACAGAAACATTACATACATTCATGATATGCATGTCAGGAATAAACACCTGTGCAAAAGCATGGGGCAGGTGTGCATGCACGCCCACTGGTACCCTGATGTTTACCTCAATAAACAACGAAACATCCAGAGTGCTCACA encodes:
- the NGFR gene encoding tumor necrosis factor receptor superfamily member 16, translated to MERNLFLLLLLWGVSVLSAKEPCATNQYTASGECCKVCYPGEGVVQPCGVNQTVCESCLDSVTYSDISSHVEPCKLCTQCLGRTRMIAPCVDTDDAICACSYGYFLSKETGQCEKCQSCPLGHGMEYPCSTTHDTACEVCPEETFSDEDNNMDPCLPCTLCENDEIMVEDCTRVSDRICKSTATINPRFTPRTPTMPSIDSDSSDTPDGPNTTDDEFMGPDDRVMPFTYEPGRHSSTTGGMTTIVMGSSEPVPTRSMAHNLIPVYCSILAAVVVGLVAFIVFKRWNNCKQNKQAANNRPVNQTPSPEGEKLHSDSGISVDSQSLHDQQSQTQLQVQALKSILSSNKQEELEKLLSVSADDTWRNLAKELGYKDDLIDSFSQDEVPVHAFISHLFSTDAATRDAFYNALRKIEREDIVESLYSESTATSPV